The window ATCCGCGCCCCCAGAGAGGCTTTGCCGGTTTCCACCAGGTGGTAATACGACGCCGCGGCCAGGATTTTAGCGGTGCTGGCAGCAACGAACTTGTTCTTCGCCCCATACTCGTGGACCGCTCCGTCCGCCACATCCACGAGGGCCACGCCCACCCGATAGGCCCTGTTGGATTGGATGACGTCGTTGATCTCCTCATCCAGCGCCGGACCAATCGCGGGCGGGGGAGGAACGACGGCGGCGGCGGACGGCGCCGGGGCCGGGGCCGGGGGCGGGGGCGATGGCACGGTCGGGGCGCCGGCGGCAGTCGCTGACGTTGCGGCGGGAGCCGGCGGTTCGGCGAAGACGGGCTCCCGGGCCTGGATGGTGGCGTAGATGGTGGCGGCCGAGATCAAGGCGAGGACGGCCACCAGCACCACCAGGAGGTGCGGGCGGAACCGGTCAGGAGCTCCGGGCAGGCGCCGGCCGGCCCGTCGGGCTGACGTGGACGTGTGCCGGCCACTGCTGAAGTGCCGGCCGGGACCCCATGACTGCATAGGTACTCATCCCCGGAACAGGGTCGGGTGTGAGCCGGTGACTCCTGCCACGGGCGGGCTCGCAGGCATGCTCTACCTCCGAAAACGTGGGTCCGTGGATGGGTTTAAACTTCCCCACATCTTTCTCCCAACCGTGCCTCAATGCAAGCCCGGACCTTGTAGAAACCTTGGACCCGTCCATCAGTGCTGAAAGCCGCACCATGCTTTCCCTGCCCCGGCAGGGGTTCCCGGAGTACGCTGAAACTCCCCGTCCGCCGAGAGTCCGCAGCGCCGCAAAGGAGAACGCAATGCGCAAGGTGGTATTTATGATGCAGGTATCCCTCGATGGCTTCATCGAGGGTCCGGAGCGGGACCTGGGCTGGCATCGGGTGGATGATGAGCTGCACCGGCACTTCAACAGCGAGCTCCGGACCATGGGCGCTTTCCTGGACGGGCGTGTCATGTATCAGCTGATGGCCGATTTCTGGCCGACGGCGGACCAGGACCCGCTGAGCACTCCCCCGGTGGTCGAGTTCGCACAGATCTGGCGGGACATGCCCAAGATCGTCTACTCCAGGACCCTGGACAAAGCCGACTGGAACGCCCGGGTGGTGCGCGACGTCGTCGTGGATGAGGTGATGGAGCTCAAGGAGCAACCCGGCGGTGACCTCGCGTTAAGCGGTTCGGACCTCGCGGCGACTTTCCGTCACTTGGGCCTGATTGATGAGTACCGGGTCTACGTACATCCGGTTCTCGTGGGACGGGGCAAGCCGCTGTTCCAGGCCGCCGATGACACTACCTCGCTGCAGCTGCTGGACACCCGCGCCTTCGGCAACGGCGTGGTGCTGCTGCGCTACGGCGTCAACCCCGGCGCCGGGGACGCAGAAGGCCGGTGATCAGCTGCCCCCAAGGCAACCGATCAACCGGCCCGCTGTACGCAGAGCTACAAGGTGGTGCTAGCCGGCGCGGACGAACGTTACGGGGCCGGTTGCGGTCAGCCAGGACAGCGGGTGGGCCATGGTGGCGTTGACGCCGTTCATGCCGCCGCTGATGGCCTGGCCGTTGCCGGCGTAGATGGCAACGTGGCCGGACTGGACAATGATGTCGCCGGGCTGAGGGGCGCCGACGACCGTGCCGTAGTTCAGGAAAGCCCGCGGTCCGATGTCACCGACCGGGATGCCGGCAGCGTTCAGGGCCTTCTCCACCATGGCGGTGCAGTCCTGGGTGATGCCGATCTGGCCGTAGGCGACGGCCAGCAGCGTGGCGTTGACGCCGCCTGCTGCCGCGGCCGGAGCCGGAGCCGCGGCCGGGGCCGGGGCGGGGGCAGCCTGAACCTTGACGGTGGCCTTGGCTGCGGCGGGTGCCGCGGCCGGGGCCACTGCCGCGGCACGGATCGGCGCCGCTGCTGCGACAGCGGCCTTCGGAGCGGCCACCGGCTGGGGCGCCTCGACGGGCTTGGGTGCCTCAACGACCGGAGCCGGGGTGGTCACTACGGCCGGACGCTCGAAGGTGATCTGTACGGCGGAGTCGGCCATAACCGGCGCGGACACGGCGCCCTGAACGTCGACGGACGACGCCGGTGCGGAGTCGCGCTGGGCGGGAGCCTCGGCTGCATTTGCGGCCAGGGCACCGCTGAGCACCATTCCTGATGTGGCGACGAGAACTGCGGCCTGGCGGCCGATGGTGCCGGCGGAAACGCGTTTGGGCGCACGGGTATTGCTAAAAGTCATTGAAGGAGCCTCTCCCAATGCCTGCGAGGTGAGCTGTCGGATTCGGATGGGAGTCACCCGGCCGCACGCGGGCCCGATCGTTACGGGCTGTGCGGCTTCACCCCAAGACCCCTGAAAAACAGCGGGTCAAAATGTGGTTTCCCCGTCTCTGCCGGACGTTGCTGCGAGTTGTCCCCGGGCCGCGGCAGAGTTAGGCAATCGGCTGGGGAGAGCCCGTCTCGGAAACAACAGGCACCCATCAACGGTAACGGAACGATCACAGCCTGTCACATCGAGGTGACGGCGGGGACGGTGCGTCCGGCAGCGTGGCTCCCGTTTCAGCCCGGGGCGTAAGGTGATGCCATCACCGTATCCTCGACGCGGGAGGCCCACTATGAACACCATCAACGTCCCACGGCACCGTGTGGCGATTTGCCAGCTCAGCACGCAGCCAGCTGAGGATTTCAACGTCAACACCGAGCTGCTGGTCCTGGATGACGGGGAGGTCCACGTCTCCACCTGGGACGCGGAACCACGCGATGGGGGCTTCGACGTCCACGTGCTGAATGACCGCGTGGACGCCCTCGGATTCATGGTGGTCACCGATTGGGAGTTCCTGGACGAAAAGGCCTACGCGGTGGTGGAGCGCCGCCCGGCAGGCTAAAAAACCCCGGGGCGGAGTTGACGCCTAGAAATTCAGCTCCGGCCGGTGCTTGGCCATCTCTGCGAGCACCAGGGTGACCGCCCCCGCGGCATCCGCATCCCCGTCCCGTCGTTCCGGTGGCTCCATCAGCACCGAGCGGGCGTGTCGGACGAACCGGGACCAGTCTCCCGCACCGGCGCGCAACCCAGGCAACGGAGACAGCACGGCCGCGCGGCGAAGCCAGGCATCGGGGTCCCGCACCCAGCGGTCCAGGACGCTGTCGGCACGGACCCTCCCCGGGACGTCGAGTCCGCCGACCAGCGGCCCGACGACGTCGAGCGCCAGCGGATCCACCAGCGCGCCCAGCCGGGCGGTGCGCACGAAGCCCTCGATCCGGGTCAGGTCAGTATTGGTCAGCATGCGGACCTTTGACTGCAGGAGCACGACGGCGGCGAGGCGGCGTTCGAAGACGGGCACCTCCCACAACTCAGAGCTCAACGCGGTGATTTCATCGTGCGTCAGGTCCTGATGCCGGCGCAGGGTGTCGCGGACCGTCCCACGCACAGCTCCGACGGACGAGCCGTAGTATCGGTGACCGCTGCCGAACCGTCCTTCCGCTTCCTCAGCACGGCTCCACGATGACTCGCGTTGAAGCGCTATGTCAATGAAATCGCCGGCTTCGCTCATGCGGCCATTCTTCCGCACCCCGGATCCGGTTCCGGTGCACCGGCGGCCGCCCTCAGGAAGTCCTGGGCCGGACCACCAGGACAGGGCACGGTGCATGATTGATGATTTGCGTTGCCACCGACCCCACATGCAGGCCGGAAAAGCCGCCGTGCCCCCGGGAGCCAACCACCACCAGATCAGCATCCTGGGCGGCTTCCAGGAGGGCAGAGGCCGCCGAATCATTCTGGACGACCAGGCCGGTGGCGGACACCCCCGCCTTCTCAACGAATGTCAGGGCAGCAGCCTGCATGGTCTCCGCTGCTCGTTGGGGGGAATCTTGCGTTACGACCTCGCCCGCGGCCGTTTCCAGCAGCGCCGGGTACCAGGAGAGCGGGGACTTCGCCCAGGCTGTGAGAAGACGGATTTCGCCGTTCCGCTGTGTGGCTTCGTCAACGGCCCACCTGAGGGCGTTGTGGGAATTCTCGGAACCGTCAAACCCGACAACAATCACGAACGAACCTGTACTGGTCATGTCTCTTCCGTTCCCTTGCCTCTCGTGAGCAGCGTGGACTCTTCAGTGTCTGCGGGCGCGAAAGTCAGTGTCAAGGTGCGCACGACCCGATTTTCACCGCTCCCACCGGGCGGCGCAGCCGACGCCTTCTAGAGGGTGCGGGCCGGATCCAAGCCCTTCGCGTACGCTGCCTGCCCCGCGTGCTGGAGGCAGTCGGCGATTGTGCTGACCAGCCGCACTGCGAGGGTGACGGGCGGGTTCCAGCGCGTATCGATGACACGATCCATGTCCTCGTCGCCAAGGGATTGAAGGAACGCCACGCTCTGGCGGTGCACGGCGTCGTAGTATTCCAGCAGGAGCTCCGCCGGGACCTTGACGGCGTCCACCTTCTCGGACGAATGGCCGTAGCCGGTGTCGCCCTCGGGCAGGGGCAGATCGAACCGGCCGACGAACCCCTGCGCGGTCCACACCTGTTCAAGGCCGGAGGCGCCGGCGAGCTGTGCGTCCTCGACCCGGCTGAGATGCCAGACCAGCCACGCCACGGAGTTGCCGTTGCCGGCGGGCCGGCGGAGCAGGGCGTCCCCGTCCACCCCGTCGAGGGTGGCGGCCACTGCTTCGCGGATCCGGCCGAAGGCGTCCAACAGCAGTTCCTTGGATTTCATCGTGTCCCCTCATCGTGCGTCGTCGCTGAATCCTCATGCTTGCACGGAGAGCGCACCGCCGGATAGGGCACTTCCCGACGACGGGCAGAGGACCATCGCGGATCCGCCCCCGCGCCGCACAGGCCCGGCGGCCGCCACCATGGCGCCCTCGGGCCTGAACTCGGTGGCCGTCGCGGCGCCGCGATGGCCCCAGAGACGGTCATGCCGAGGTCCACGCGGTTCAGGATCGTTTGCAGGACGGTGGTGATGATCGTCGAACCGCCGGGGAAACCGGGCGCGAGGAACGGCGTGCCTTCCTCGAGGATGATGGTCGGCGCCATGGACGAGCGCGGGCGCTTGCCCGGTTCGATCCGGTTCGGGTCTGCCTCCTCGTACACGGCGGAGAAATCTGTGAGCTCGTTGTAGAGCAGGAAACCGCAGCCGGGGACCACTATGCCGGATCCGCCGGTCTGTTCGATCGTCAGCGTGTACTCGACAACGTTTCCCCACTTATCCGCGACGGTCAGGTTGGTCGTCGAAATGTTCTCGGTATCCAGCTCACTGGCGGCCACGGCCACGGCGCGGCCGCCGGGCACACGCCGTCGTACGCTGACAGCTCCCCCGGGGCGACGGGCTCCACGGCGGCCTGCCGCGGATCGATCCGGCAGGCGCGCTCCTTGCCGAACAGCGGATCGGTGAACGCGGCGGTGGGGACGTCGCCGAACGCCGGATCGCCCACGTACTTACCGCGGTCCGCGAAGGCGAGCGCGCTCGCCTCAAGGTATTGGTGCAAGGCACCGGCCGCTGCCTGCTCCGCGGGGTTGGCCTGGGACGCCGCAGGTGACCAGCGCGTGAAGCGGTACGGCTGGCCCGTGGCGGAATCAACGAACGCATCGCGCGGCATGCCCGGCGGTGACTCGTACAAACCTCCGTGTGGCTGGCGGGCCGATTCAGCCGGGCCGATTCACTTGGGTAGTGCGCGGGCCGTGCCCCCGCTACAGTCAGCACATGGCACGGACTGGCTCCCAGTTTGCCGCTGGCCTCTGGCGGATCTTCGGATACTTCGTCGTGAGCGCGATGTGCGGTGTGCTTGCCGCCAGCCTGCTGGTGCCCGCCGTCGCGAGTGTCGGTATCGCTGCGAGGCAATCGATCATCTTTTTCAACAATTTGCCGTCGGAATTGACGGTGGATACGCCATCGCAGTCCACCAAAGTCCTCACCGCGGACGGAAAGACGATCGCCACCTTCTATGCGGAGAACCGGGTACGCGTCGGTTTAGACCAAATATCGCCGTTCATGAAGGACGCTATTGTCGCCATCGAGGACCGGCGCTTCTATGAGCACGGCGGTGTTGACGGACAAGGCATTTTGCGGGCGTTGGCCTCCAACCTGACCATGGGCGGCCGGCAAGGCGCCTCCACCCTCACCCAGCAGTACGTTACCAACGTCCTCAACGAGTCTTTAATATCGGCGGACAAGGGAGATCGGATTGTCCTGAACGGGCAAAAGTCCATCGGCGACAAAGTTCGTGAAATGCGGCTCGCGATTGAATTGGAGAAGAAATACACCAAGGACCAGATCCTGGCGGGTTACCTGAACATTGTGTTCTTCAGCCGGGATGCCTACGGCATCGAAGCGGCATCGCGCCATTTCTTCAGCACCGGCGCCAAAGATCTGACCCTGCCGCAGGCCGCCCTCCTCGCCGGCCTGGTGAAGAGCCCCAGCTTCTACAATCCCGAGGTTTACCCCGACAACGCCATGCAGCGGCGCAACCAGGTCCTCGACGCCATGCTCACCCTCGGCAGGATTTCCCAGGCCGACTACGACGCCGCCGTCGCCACCGGGGTGGAACTGCACATCACTGAGGGGAAGCAGGGCTGCGCAGGCGCGGAGATGGCGCCGTACTTCTGTGACTACGTCTCGCACCTCATCCTCAACAACCCTGCCTATGGCGTCGACCTCCCCGCTCGCGTGAAGAAGCTGTACCGCGGCGGGCTGACCATCACCACCACGCTGGACAGCCGGCTGCAGGCGGCGGCCCAGCAACAGGTCGATGCCA is drawn from Micrococcaceae bacterium Sec5.8 and contains these coding sequences:
- a CDS encoding universal stress protein, translated to MTSTGSFVIVVGFDGSENSHNALRWAVDEATQRNGEIRLLTAWAKSPLSWYPALLETAAGEVVTQDSPQRAAETMQAAALTFVEKAGVSATGLVVQNDSAASALLEAAQDADLVVVGSRGHGGFSGLHVGSVATQIINHAPCPVLVVRPRTS
- a CDS encoding dihydrofolate reductase family protein, which gives rise to MRKVVFMMQVSLDGFIEGPERDLGWHRVDDELHRHFNSELRTMGAFLDGRVMYQLMADFWPTADQDPLSTPPVVEFAQIWRDMPKIVYSRTLDKADWNARVVRDVVVDEVMELKEQPGGDLALSGSDLAATFRHLGLIDEYRVYVHPVLVGRGKPLFQAADDTTSLQLLDTRAFGNGVVLLRYGVNPGAGDAEGR
- a CDS encoding DNA alkylation repair protein, translating into MSEAGDFIDIALQRESSWSRAEEAEGRFGSGHRYYGSSVGAVRGTVRDTLRRHQDLTHDEITALSSELWEVPVFERRLAAVVLLQSKVRMLTNTDLTRIEGFVRTARLGALVDPLALDVVGPLVGGLDVPGRVRADSVLDRWVRDPDAWLRRAAVLSPLPGLRAGAGDWSRFVRHARSVLMEPPERRDGDADAAGAVTLVLAEMAKHRPELNF
- a CDS encoding serine hydrolase; amino-acid sequence: MQSWGPGRHFSSGRHTSTSARRAGRRLPGAPDRFRPHLLVVLVAVLALISAATIYATIQAREPVFAEPPAPAATSATAAGAPTVPSPPPPAPAPAPSAAAVVPPPPAIGPALDEEINDVIQSNRAYRVGVALVDVADGAVHEYGAKNKFVAASTAKILAAASYYHLVETGKASLGARMGASTSGQQIRQMVQQSNNDSWALIMAAIGARALTNYAAGLDIPYDRSVNSLTPAEMAKTLTELYSGRLLNAENTRQLLSYMQKTNVETLIPAAVPPGVTVFHKYGLLNGYLHDAGILVKGDKAYVFVVYTQGRDLSDMAARTRVIHQLTTTVTAGLF
- a CDS encoding DUF664 domain-containing protein, producing MKSKELLLDAFGRIREAVAATLDGVDGDALLRRPAGNGNSVAWLVWHLSRVEDAQLAGASGLEQVWTAQGFVGRFDLPLPEGDTGYGHSSEKVDAVKVPAELLLEYYDAVHRQSVAFLQSLGDEDMDRVIDTRWNPPVTLAVRLVSTIADCLQHAGQAAYAKGLDPARTL